A section of the Osmia lignaria lignaria isolate PbOS001 chromosome 3, iyOsmLign1, whole genome shotgun sequence genome encodes:
- the LOC117605300 gene encoding adenylate kinase 8 isoform X1, which translates to MKQLKYTMAGLQETEKMVHSMNAQFVTYLEKHRIYELFYEIATQLVIQKPDDHLVFMKQYLQLAAKRLDVPKIILIAPPNFDRLTLAKVLQEELGVCPLTLKDLRNACCQEENVCHCEESEDLALEMKKILENGSLHECGWLLVDLPRTKNEAKIFLRVGIIPTHVIQLIVSDEFNKNENWKHFCMDAPYQQAFTSTNASKNSKNRRYLKHLRGLREVYGNSLIEVEVGIRTIDELGKDCAKLAKTKKHSGAPSLFRIVLIGSRGSGCTTLAKYLAERFNLVHIDYDYITEQARLQKNPLGEMLRLFEYKWGQRPKPEIRIQIVEKHIAEYECLKRGWVLTGYPKTVEDFKLLDLNSTPPNRVIFIEVNSDICRERLLNRRYNIFTGSKHNLSKEDHVGMDDCKLGIHPKDYRLIIERDLQEYEEHVIDMMQYAGESAVKINGNGDEKTTREKVESCLMRPAPPCASRIPRPPPEIDPMDIEFELDDDLDSGLLNDVHVPEPAYTFV; encoded by the exons ATGAAACAATTGAA GTATACGATGGCGGGATTGCAAGAAACAGAAAAAATGGTTCATTCTATGAACGCTCAATTTGTAACATATTTAGAGAAACATCGCATATACGAATTATTTTAC GAAATCGCCACTCAGCTAGTAATTCAAAAGCCCGACGACCATCTTGTATTTATGAAGCAATATCTTCAACTTGCCGCAAAAAGACTGGATGTTCCAAAAATTATTCTTATAGCGCCTCCAAATTTTg ATCGATTGACTTTAGCAAAAGTTCTTCAGGAGGAACTAGGCGTCTGTCCTTTAACTTTGAAAGACCTACGCAACGCATGTTGTCAGGAGGAA AACGTTTGCCACTGCGAGGAATCGGAAGATCTCGCCttggaaatgaaaaagattttggAGAACGGAAGTTTACACGAATGTGGATGGTTGCTCGTAG ATTTACCAAGAACAAAAAACGAAGCGAAAATATTTCTACGTGTCGGTATAATACCAACTCACGTGATACAGCTTATAGTTTCggatgaatttaataaaaatgaaaactgGAAACATTTTTGCATGGATGCCCCTTACCAACAAGCTTTTACGTCAACGAATGCTTCGAAAAATTCGAAGAACCGTCGTTATTTGAAGCATTTACGGGGATTGCGAGAAGTATATGGAAATTCTTTAATT GAGGTCGAGGTTGGTATCAGAACCATCGATGAACTTGGAAAGGATTGCGCAAAATTGGCAAAGACGAAGAAACATTCTGGAGCACCGTCACTCTTTCGTATCGTGCTCATTGGATCAAGAGGATCCGGTTGTACTACATTAGCAAAATACTTGGCTGAACGATTCAACCTCGTTCATA TCGACTATGATTATATCACCGAACAAGCACGTCTGCAAAAGAATCCTTTGGGAGAAATGCTTCGATTGTTCGAATACAAATGGGGACAGAGACCCAAGCCCGAGATTAGAATACAGATCGTCGAA AAACATATTGCCGAATACGAGTGTTTGAAAAGAGGGTGGGTTTTGACTGGATACCCAAAGACCGTGGAAGACTTTAAACTATTGGATTTAAATTCTACCCCTCCAAATAG AGTAATATTTATTGAGGTGAACAGTGACATCTGTAGAGAAAGACTGCTCAATCGTCGGTACAATATTTTCACTGGAAGCAAGCACAACTTATCCAAGGAGGATCATGTTGGTATGGATGACTGTAAATTAGGTATACATCCTAAAGATTACAGACTAATCATTGAACGAGAT CTTCAAGAGTATGAAGAACATGTAATCGATATGATGCAGTATGCAGGTGAATCTGCTGTAAAGATTAATGGGAACGGGGATGAAAAAACGACGCGTGAAAAAGTAGAATCATGTCTAATGCGTCCAGCACCACCCTGCGCATCAAGAATACCAAGACCTCCGCCTGAAATCGATCCAATGGATATTGAATTTGAACTAGACGATGATCTCGATTCCGGCTTGTTGAATGATGTGCACGTACCTGAACCTGCATATACCTTTGTTTAA
- the LOC117605300 gene encoding adenylate kinase 8 isoform X2, with amino-acid sequence MKQYLQLAAKRLDVPKIILIAPPNFDRLTLAKVLQEELGVCPLTLKDLRNACCQEENVCHCEESEDLALEMKKILENGSLHECGWLLVDLPRTKNEAKIFLRVGIIPTHVIQLIVSDEFNKNENWKHFCMDAPYQQAFTSTNASKNSKNRRYLKHLRGLREVYGNSLIEVEVGIRTIDELGKDCAKLAKTKKHSGAPSLFRIVLIGSRGSGCTTLAKYLAERFNLVHIDYDYITEQARLQKNPLGEMLRLFEYKWGQRPKPEIRIQIVEKHIAEYECLKRGWVLTGYPKTVEDFKLLDLNSTPPNRVIFIEVNSDICRERLLNRRYNIFTGSKHNLSKEDHVGMDDCKLGIHPKDYRLIIERDLQEYEEHVIDMMQYAGESAVKINGNGDEKTTREKVESCLMRPAPPCASRIPRPPPEIDPMDIEFELDDDLDSGLLNDVHVPEPAYTFV; translated from the exons ATGAAGCAATATCTTCAACTTGCCGCAAAAAGACTGGATGTTCCAAAAATTATTCTTATAGCGCCTCCAAATTTTg ATCGATTGACTTTAGCAAAAGTTCTTCAGGAGGAACTAGGCGTCTGTCCTTTAACTTTGAAAGACCTACGCAACGCATGTTGTCAGGAGGAA AACGTTTGCCACTGCGAGGAATCGGAAGATCTCGCCttggaaatgaaaaagattttggAGAACGGAAGTTTACACGAATGTGGATGGTTGCTCGTAG ATTTACCAAGAACAAAAAACGAAGCGAAAATATTTCTACGTGTCGGTATAATACCAACTCACGTGATACAGCTTATAGTTTCggatgaatttaataaaaatgaaaactgGAAACATTTTTGCATGGATGCCCCTTACCAACAAGCTTTTACGTCAACGAATGCTTCGAAAAATTCGAAGAACCGTCGTTATTTGAAGCATTTACGGGGATTGCGAGAAGTATATGGAAATTCTTTAATT GAGGTCGAGGTTGGTATCAGAACCATCGATGAACTTGGAAAGGATTGCGCAAAATTGGCAAAGACGAAGAAACATTCTGGAGCACCGTCACTCTTTCGTATCGTGCTCATTGGATCAAGAGGATCCGGTTGTACTACATTAGCAAAATACTTGGCTGAACGATTCAACCTCGTTCATA TCGACTATGATTATATCACCGAACAAGCACGTCTGCAAAAGAATCCTTTGGGAGAAATGCTTCGATTGTTCGAATACAAATGGGGACAGAGACCCAAGCCCGAGATTAGAATACAGATCGTCGAA AAACATATTGCCGAATACGAGTGTTTGAAAAGAGGGTGGGTTTTGACTGGATACCCAAAGACCGTGGAAGACTTTAAACTATTGGATTTAAATTCTACCCCTCCAAATAG AGTAATATTTATTGAGGTGAACAGTGACATCTGTAGAGAAAGACTGCTCAATCGTCGGTACAATATTTTCACTGGAAGCAAGCACAACTTATCCAAGGAGGATCATGTTGGTATGGATGACTGTAAATTAGGTATACATCCTAAAGATTACAGACTAATCATTGAACGAGAT CTTCAAGAGTATGAAGAACATGTAATCGATATGATGCAGTATGCAGGTGAATCTGCTGTAAAGATTAATGGGAACGGGGATGAAAAAACGACGCGTGAAAAAGTAGAATCATGTCTAATGCGTCCAGCACCACCCTGCGCATCAAGAATACCAAGACCTCCGCCTGAAATCGATCCAATGGATATTGAATTTGAACTAGACGATGATCTCGATTCCGGCTTGTTGAATGATGTGCACGTACCTGAACCTGCATATACCTTTGTTTAA